The following are encoded together in the Arcobacter aquimarinus genome:
- a CDS encoding Mu transposase C-terminal domain-containing protein, producing the protein MGVIKFNINSKIFYEDNEYIIKSYPSADKVLLKKSISPYEEIIVKVNDLIKNSKNANEPEKSQVEYGDKALDKANEKYEIIKPLLEMEKRTAKDVEKRAKKFKKGMATLYRWIETFEKFGTVSSLAGNRENCGGKGKSRFPQETEAIINTIINEVYLDDQQLPFSNIYNVIANECKKFNVQIPKRGAIRNRLNNINPKLIAKHRKNLSVRETRGMPGKFPEVKLPLDIIQIDHTKVDVILVDEETREEIGRPFITVAIDMYSRMIYGFYISLNAPSYFSVGQCFLNAVLPKDDFLNQHGITGEWPVYGLPRKIHMDNGKDFRSISLHGFCSEFGIEDIYRPVARPEFGGAVERVIGTFMKKTHQLPGSTFSNIFERGKYKSGKKAAVTVSELEKWYVDFIVNVYHKTVHSSLGMTPEEKFYQGLLGVGDEKEIPFLPIVPADTIKFRMSLLPKIKRSVQKNGITIDYITYFSETLRKYIIPSQYKKLKPDLINEVECRRDPRDISKIYVYDEDIKDYIIVPYADIRRPAMDLTELRRSISEAKKAITGRELEPHDIFEAHERLNQYILDAKKETKSVRRQKSTKKHQEKTMEYESKVLDVTPKSQSKLNLGKQFNEEDDSDYEIYPIG; encoded by the coding sequence ATGGGAGTAATTAAATTTAATATAAACTCAAAAATATTTTATGAAGATAATGAATATATTATAAAAAGTTATCCTTCTGCTGATAAAGTTTTATTAAAAAAGAGTATTAGTCCCTATGAAGAAATAATTGTAAAAGTAAATGATTTAATAAAAAATTCTAAAAATGCAAATGAACCTGAAAAATCACAAGTTGAATATGGAGATAAAGCTCTAGATAAAGCAAATGAAAAGTATGAAATAATTAAACCTTTACTTGAAATGGAGAAGAGAACAGCTAAAGATGTAGAAAAACGAGCTAAAAAATTTAAAAAAGGTATGGCAACTCTTTATAGATGGATTGAAACTTTTGAGAAGTTTGGCACAGTTAGTTCCTTAGCTGGAAATAGAGAAAATTGTGGAGGTAAAGGAAAATCTAGATTTCCTCAAGAAACAGAGGCAATTATAAATACAATAATCAATGAAGTTTATTTAGATGACCAGCAATTGCCATTTTCAAATATTTATAATGTAATTGCAAATGAATGTAAAAAATTTAATGTTCAGATTCCTAAAAGAGGAGCTATAAGGAATCGGCTTAATAACATTAATCCTAAATTAATTGCAAAACATAGAAAAAATCTTAGTGTAAGAGAAACTAGAGGAATGCCTGGGAAATTTCCTGAAGTAAAACTACCTCTAGATATTATACAAATTGATCATACTAAAGTTGATGTAATTTTAGTTGATGAGGAAACAAGAGAAGAAATAGGAAGACCATTTATCACTGTTGCTATTGATATGTATAGTAGAATGATTTATGGATTTTATATTTCATTAAATGCACCAAGCTATTTTAGTGTAGGGCAATGTTTTTTAAATGCAGTATTACCAAAAGATGATTTTCTGAATCAACATGGTATTACAGGAGAATGGCCTGTATATGGATTGCCTCGCAAAATTCATATGGACAATGGAAAAGATTTTAGGTCAATAAGTTTACATGGTTTTTGTAGTGAATTTGGTATAGAAGATATCTATCGTCCAGTTGCACGTCCTGAATTTGGTGGGGCAGTCGAGCGTGTTATCGGTACTTTTATGAAAAAAACACATCAATTACCAGGAAGTACTTTTTCAAATATATTTGAAAGAGGGAAATATAAATCGGGTAAAAAAGCAGCAGTAACTGTTTCTGAATTAGAGAAGTGGTATGTTGATTTTATAGTAAATGTATATCATAAAACTGTACATAGTTCTTTAGGTATGACACCTGAAGAAAAATTTTATCAAGGTTTACTTGGAGTTGGAGATGAGAAAGAAATACCATTTTTACCAATAGTACCTGCTGATACTATAAAATTTAGAATGTCCTTACTACCAAAAATAAAAAGAAGTGTCCAAAAAAATGGGATAACTATTGATTATATTACTTATTTTTCTGAAACTCTTAGAAAATATATAATTCCATCTCAATATAAAAAATTAAAACCTGATTTGATAAATGAAGTTGAGTGTAGAAGAGATCCAAGAGATATTAGTAAAATCTATGTTTATGATGAAGATATTAAAGATTATATAATAGTACCATATGCAGATATACGAAGACCAGCTATGGATTTAACAGAATTAAGAAGATCTATAAGTGAAGCAAAAAAAGCTATTACAGGAAGGGAACTTGAACCTCATGATATTTTTGAAGCTCACGAAAGATTAAATCAATATATTTTGGATGCTAAAAAAGAAACTAAGTCTGTTAGAAGACAAAAAAGTACGAAAAAACATCAAGAGAAAACAATGGAATATGAATCAAAAGTATTAGATGTTACTCCTAAATCTCAATCTAAATTAAATTTAGGAAAACAATTTAATGAAGAAGATGATAGTGATTATGAAATCTATCCAATAGGCTAA
- a CDS encoding TnsA endonuclease N-terminal domain-containing protein: protein MYDDAITFGQRQIKKSYRSVTGHFPSVKNNRSIGFDSSLEKTLFLSLEFDNTVETYREQPRIMIIKNGKPQKYDLDCFVKRCKKSNLKDALIEVKYLSEFEKNKDIYEKKFNAAKIRSDEIGVDFKFLTELNFNEIYISNIDFLYRFILHPSEDKYDDIILDVLKDKKMTALEIANLIMKSQSEYQIVSNNIWKLVAQNILKTDLENEKVTMKSIVEKNNGSN, encoded by the coding sequence ATGTATGATGATGCAATAACTTTTGGACAAAGACAAATTAAAAAAAGCTATCGTTCTGTAACGGGACATTTCCCAAGTGTTAAAAACAATAGATCTATTGGGTTTGACTCTTCACTTGAAAAAACACTTTTCCTTTCTTTAGAATTTGATAATACTGTAGAAACTTACCGAGAACAACCAAGAATTATGATAATTAAAAATGGTAAACCACAAAAGTATGACCTAGATTGTTTTGTTAAAAGATGTAAAAAATCAAATCTAAAAGATGCACTTATTGAAGTTAAATACTTAAGTGAATTTGAAAAAAATAAAGATATTTATGAAAAGAAATTTAATGCTGCAAAAATAAGATCTGATGAAATAGGTGTAGATTTTAAATTTCTAACAGAACTAAATTTTAATGAAATTTATATATCAAATATTGATTTTTTGTACAGATTTATTCTTCATCCTTCTGAAGATAAGTATGATGATATTATATTAGATGTCTTAAAAGACAAAAAAATGACAGCACTTGAAATTGCGAATTTAATTATGAAATCTCAAAGTGAGTATCAAATAGTTTCAAATAATATTTGGAAACTTGTGGCTCAAAATATTTTAAAAACTGATTTAGAAAATGAAAAAGTCACGATGAAATCTATTGTGGAGAAAAATAATGGGAGTAATTAA
- a CDS encoding ribonuclease H-like domain-containing protein, producing MHIQSTFIHLDKIGKKSEKELWDKNILSWEEYQNYYEKDNLFFDFKSSKLYESINAYNTRDIQFFTNGLPNNEYYRLALSFPEDVIFLDIETTGLSHYYDHITMIGWSIGDEYNYYVNGISDKEKFKNDMLKAKIIVTFNGSMFDIPFIKKEFPHINIPKCHIDLRFFSKRVGLSGGQKKIEDEINFKRNKSLKNTDGYMATILWDMYKWGNKPSLEKLIAYNHSDIEGMKAILDYSIKEIHKNSILKKYFKIPYKFTSKKSKLKKLEIKEFVKNNKIPFDPKSTLKYNELSSRINRNIKIVGIDLTGSEERLTGVCLMDNNNIETMQIGTDKDMIECILKFKPDLVSIDSPLSLPIGRISVFDDDPGRDEFGILRVCERVLKKRGVNAYPTLLPSMQKLTKRGIELADKLRKLGFPTIESYPGVVQDIIGLPRKQVSLDLLKKGLGKFGLKGEFLKKEVSHDEIDAITSAIVGMFFLSGDYEGIGDLKENLMIIPNLKAKNNPRKIFGIGGQIASGKTTAAEILKDKGYEYTRYSQILKDILKEKGEIVNRDNLQALGLEMSKKQTEFSKKLFETIKDFNYVVIDGLRYPEDYTFFFEMYGFDFNFLFIEADDKLKEARYISLGNTKEDYLKAISNDSEINIPKLKLLSNNIIYNNESIEVLKDKVYEIIEEQK from the coding sequence ATGCATATTCAATCAACATTCATTCATTTAGATAAAATAGGAAAAAAATCAGAGAAAGAATTATGGGATAAAAATATTTTATCTTGGGAAGAATATCAAAACTACTATGAAAAAGATAACCTTTTCTTTGATTTTAAATCATCAAAGCTTTATGAATCTATAAATGCATATAATACTAGAGATATACAGTTTTTTACTAATGGACTACCAAATAATGAATACTACAGATTAGCACTTTCTTTTCCTGAAGATGTAATTTTTTTAGATATTGAAACTACAGGCTTAAGTCATTACTATGACCACATTACAATGATTGGATGGAGTATTGGTGATGAATACAATTATTATGTAAATGGGATTTCAGATAAAGAAAAATTTAAAAACGATATGCTAAAAGCTAAAATCATTGTAACATTTAATGGTTCTATGTTTGATATACCATTTATAAAAAAAGAATTTCCACATATTAATATCCCAAAATGCCATATTGATTTAAGATTTTTTTCCAAAAGAGTTGGACTATCAGGTGGTCAAAAGAAAATTGAAGATGAAATAAACTTTAAAAGGAATAAATCATTAAAAAATACAGATGGATATATGGCTACAATTTTATGGGATATGTATAAATGGGGGAATAAACCCTCTCTAGAGAAGCTTATAGCTTACAATCATTCTGATATTGAAGGAATGAAAGCAATACTTGATTATTCAATTAAAGAAATTCATAAAAATTCTATTCTAAAAAAATATTTTAAAATACCATATAAATTTACAAGTAAAAAATCAAAATTAAAAAAACTAGAAATAAAAGAGTTTGTTAAAAATAATAAAATACCATTTGACCCTAAATCAACATTAAAATATAATGAACTTTCATCAAGAATAAATAGAAATATAAAAATTGTAGGTATTGATTTAACAGGTAGTGAAGAAAGACTTACAGGTGTATGTTTAATGGATAACAATAATATAGAAACTATGCAAATAGGGACAGATAAAGATATGATTGAATGTATCTTAAAATTTAAACCAGATTTAGTTTCAATAGATTCACCTCTATCATTACCCATTGGTAGAATTTCTGTATTTGATGATGATCCAGGAAGAGATGAATTTGGTATTTTAAGAGTTTGTGAACGTGTTTTAAAAAAAAGAGGAGTAAATGCCTATCCTACTTTATTACCAAGTATGCAAAAACTGACAAAAAGGGGAATAGAACTAGCTGATAAACTTAGAAAATTGGGTTTTCCTACAATAGAAAGTTATCCTGGTGTCGTTCAGGATATTATAGGATTGCCTAGAAAACAAGTTAGCCTTGATTTATTAAAAAAAGGATTAGGTAAGTTTGGTCTAAAAGGTGAATTTCTAAAAAAAGAAGTTAGTCATGATGAAATTGATGCAATTACTTCAGCAATAGTTGGGATGTTTTTTTTAAGTGGAGATTATGAAGGTATAGGTGATTTAAAAGAAAACTTAATGATTATTCCAAACTTAAAAGCCAAAAATAATCCCAGAAAAATTTTTGGAATTGGTGGACAAATAGCTTCTGGTAAAACAACAGCTGCAGAAATATTAAAAGATAAGGGATATGAATATACTCGATATAGTCAAATACTCAAAGACATACTTAAAGAAAAAGGTGAAATAGTAAATAGAGATAATCTTCAAGCCCTTGGTTTAGAAATGAGTAAAAAGCAAACAGAGTTTTCAAAAAAACTTTTTGAAACTATAAAAGACTTCAATTATGTTGTAATCGATGGCTTAAGATATCCTGAAGACTATACATTCTTTTTTGAAATGTACGGTTTTGATTTTAATTTTTTGTTTATCGAAGCAGATGATAAATTAAAAGAAGCCAGATATATTTCTTTAGGAAACACAAAAGAAGACTATTTAAAAGCTATTTCAAATGATTCCGAAATAAACATACCTAAGTTAAAGCTTTTATCCAATAATATTATATATAATAATGAATCTATTGAAGTATTGAAAGATAAAGTCTATGAAATAATAGAGGAGCAAAAATAA
- a CDS encoding adenylosuccinate synthetase — MSVTIVVGGQYGGEGKGKVTYCIAKEKNIRIAVRVGGTNSGHTVVDENNNKFILRQLPTTAILPNSISVLSAGSYIDLNILKEEIKLTKISNDQLLIDENAMIITNEDLENEASSVLRKEIGSTLSGTGQSVLRRIQRNKSTKLAKDVEELKPFISNTKEFLFERIIKKEKIIIEGTQGFGLSLIHSPHYPFTTSRDTTAAGFLSEVGLSPFDVEDIILVIRTYPIRVEGNSGKLENEISWDELEQLPEFTSVTKKMRRIAKFDSKIVKKAIIANRPTNIVLNHLDYINEVDRIKYLKEIEESIAQKVNYIGLDNQCITSI, encoded by the coding sequence GTGAGTGTAACAATTGTAGTTGGTGGACAATATGGTGGAGAAGGTAAAGGTAAAGTAACATATTGTATTGCAAAAGAAAAAAATATCAGAATAGCAGTAAGAGTTGGAGGAACTAATTCTGGCCATACTGTAGTTGATGAAAACAATAATAAGTTTATTTTAAGGCAATTACCAACAACTGCTATTTTACCAAATTCTATTTCAGTATTAAGTGCAGGAAGTTATATTGATTTAAATATATTAAAAGAAGAAATAAAATTAACAAAAATTTCTAATGATCAATTACTAATAGATGAAAATGCCATGATTATTACAAATGAAGATCTAGAAAATGAAGCTTCTTCAGTATTAAGAAAAGAAATTGGTTCTACATTAAGTGGAACAGGGCAAAGTGTACTTAGAAGAATACAACGAAATAAGTCAACTAAACTTGCAAAAGATGTTGAAGAATTAAAACCTTTTATAAGCAATACAAAAGAGTTTTTATTTGAAAGAATAATTAAAAAAGAAAAAATTATTATTGAAGGTACTCAAGGCTTTGGACTTTCTTTAATACATTCTCCACATTATCCATTCACAACATCTAGGGATACAACAGCAGCAGGCTTCTTATCAGAGGTTGGATTAAGTCCTTTTGATGTTGAAGATATTATTCTTGTAATAAGAACGTATCCTATTAGAGTTGAAGGTAATTCAGGTAAATTAGAAAATGAAATTTCTTGGGATGAGTTAGAGCAACTACCTGAATTTACCTCTGTTACAAAAAAAATGCGTAGAATTGCTAAATTTGATTCAAAAATTGTTAAGAAGGCAATAATCGCAAATAGACCAACAAATATAGTTCTAAATCATCTTGATTATATAAATGAAGTAGATAGAATTAAATATTTAAAAGAGATTGAAGAATCAATTGCACAAAAAGTTAATTATATAGGGTTAGATAATCAATGTATAACGAGCATATAA
- a CDS encoding dCTP deaminase domain-containing protein → MYNEHITLQYKSLLEELRPNEINKLSLEDQNDIAQNKYDYYKIKDPYPEISPALLNPYDIDKYINKTGMIFPYERDNLKTATYRIPLYGDIHYWENNSRKKKTLSKDKKDIFILKPNAIIYIHISTVFRVPYYIAFRFNLKIDLVHKGLLLGTGPVVDPGFQGRIMIPIHNLTANEYILRSGDGLIWIEFTKLSPFKEDKPFSEFKSLLNHTADDYFESANKLRSIQSAIPNAMDKAKEDAKQAKEDAEAAHSAVKLISFATVIAAVIAIGGIIYSGYTLLANVITPTISLVDSQKEQLLKNEDEIKKLNAKLKLIEEKLTKVKKNEE, encoded by the coding sequence ATGTATAACGAGCATATAACTTTACAATATAAAAGTTTATTAGAAGAATTAAGACCTAATGAGATAAATAAACTTTCTCTTGAAGATCAAAATGATATTGCACAAAATAAATATGATTATTATAAAATTAAAGATCCATATCCTGAAATATCTCCCGCATTATTAAATCCTTATGATATTGATAAATATATAAATAAAACTGGAATGATTTTTCCTTATGAAAGAGATAATTTAAAAACAGCAACCTACAGAATTCCATTATATGGAGATATTCATTATTGGGAGAATAATAGTAGAAAAAAGAAAACTCTTTCTAAAGATAAAAAAGATATATTCATTTTAAAACCTAATGCAATTATATATATACATATTTCAACAGTCTTTAGAGTTCCATATTATATAGCATTTAGATTTAATTTAAAAATTGATTTAGTACATAAAGGTTTATTATTAGGAACTGGGCCTGTTGTCGACCCTGGTTTTCAAGGTAGAATTATGATACCTATTCATAATTTAACTGCAAATGAGTATATATTGAGATCTGGAGATGGATTAATATGGATAGAATTCACTAAACTAAGTCCATTTAAAGAAGATAAACCTTTTAGTGAATTTAAATCTTTATTAAATCATACAGCAGATGATTATTTTGAATCAGCAAATAAATTAAGGAGTATTCAAAGTGCAATTCCAAATGCTATGGATAAAGCAAAAGAAGATGCAAAACAAGCTAAAGAAGATGCAGAAGCTGCACATAGTGCAGTAAAACTCATCTCATTTGCTACAGTTATTGCAGCTGTAATTGCTATTGGTGGAATTATCTATTCAGGGTATACATTATTAGCAAATGTAATAACACCTACTATAAGTTTAGTTGATTCTCAAAAAGAACAGTTATTAAAAAATGAAGATGAAATTAAAAAATTAAATGCTAAATTAAAATTAATTGAGGAAAAATTAACAAAAGTTAAAAAAAATGAAGAATAG
- a CDS encoding deoxynucleoside kinase translates to MKNRRIEICGGIASGKTSLTKLLENNNLGTPIYENFEENPFWKPFYENPGKYIFETEISFTLQHYHEIKKLNQSNLLICDYSLLLDHAYAMIGLTGKKLELYLQLIQEIYNDISTPELIIYLKCSADEELNRIKNRNRSVETNIELSFLELLNNAINKDIKKENKILTIDSEKYNFVDNENDKKHIISLIKDEINSLL, encoded by the coding sequence ATGAAGAATAGAAGAATTGAAATTTGTGGTGGTATTGCATCAGGTAAAACATCTCTTACAAAATTACTTGAAAATAATAATTTAGGAACACCTATATATGAAAATTTTGAAGAAAATCCTTTTTGGAAACCTTTCTATGAAAATCCTGGAAAGTATATTTTTGAAACAGAAATCTCTTTCACTCTTCAGCATTATCATGAAATAAAAAAATTAAATCAATCTAACTTATTAATATGTGACTATTCTCTTCTTTTAGACCATGCATATGCAATGATAGGATTAACAGGTAAAAAATTGGAATTATATCTACAACTAATTCAAGAAATATATAATGATATTTCAACACCTGAATTAATCATATATTTAAAATGTAGTGCAGATGAAGAACTAAATAGAATTAAAAATAGAAATCGATCTGTTGAAACAAATATAGAACTTTCTTTTTTAGAACTTTTAAATAATGCTATTAATAAAGATATAAAAAAAGAAAATAAAATATTAACAATTGATAGTGAAAAGTATAATTTTGTAGATAATGAAAATGATAAGAAGCACATTATAAGCTTAATAAAAGATGAAATTAATAGTTTATTATAA
- a CDS encoding thioredoxin family protein, whose amino-acid sequence MKASFKKVMFLFFSIILLFTISANATEGKVIGGSMHESPEWFKDSFLDISEDIEEAKENNKHFMVFMDLEGCPYCSKMLKENFINENKTSEFIKKYFDVININVKGSREIAWDEEITLTEKELAEKLQIQYSPTILFFNYEKEVVVRVNGYRNPTDFKYILEYVQGKHYEKMTLTEYINKIERKELYTLKDNKMFTKTKDLSKINTALAVIFEDGSCTQCDYFHNRLLKEKSVIEEFSKFTIVRLDANSDEEIIDVEGNKTTAKQWALKINLDYRPGVLLYDNKKLISTVDALLFPFHFKELLRYVSGKYYEQYPNSYLDYLKVRQDELLKQGINIDLGE is encoded by the coding sequence ATGAAAGCATCATTTAAAAAAGTTATGTTTTTATTTTTTAGCATTATTTTATTGTTTACAATATCAGCGAATGCTACTGAAGGTAAAGTTATAGGAGGTTCAATGCATGAATCACCTGAATGGTTTAAAGATAGCTTTTTAGATATTAGTGAAGATATTGAAGAAGCAAAAGAAAATAATAAACATTTTATGGTTTTTATGGATTTAGAAGGTTGTCCATATTGTTCTAAGATGTTAAAAGAGAATTTTATAAATGAAAATAAAACGAGTGAATTTATAAAAAAATATTTTGATGTAATTAATATAAATGTTAAAGGAAGTAGAGAAATCGCTTGGGATGAAGAGATTACTTTAACAGAAAAAGAACTAGCTGAAAAATTACAGATTCAATATAGTCCTACAATTTTATTTTTTAATTATGAAAAAGAGGTTGTTGTAAGAGTTAATGGATATAGAAATCCAACTGATTTTAAATATATTTTAGAATATGTTCAAGGTAAACATTATGAGAAAATGACATTAACAGAATATATTAATAAGATTGAGAGAAAAGAGCTTTATACTTTAAAAGATAATAAAATGTTTACAAAAACAAAGGATTTATCGAAGATAAATACAGCATTAGCAGTAATTTTTGAAGATGGAAGTTGTACTCAATGTGATTATTTTCATAATAGATTATTAAAAGAAAAATCTGTAATTGAAGAGTTTTCTAAATTTACAATAGTAAGACTTGATGCTAATAGTGATGAAGAGATTATTGATGTTGAAGGTAACAAAACAACAGCAAAACAATGGGCTTTAAAAATCAATTTAGATTATAGACCAGGAGTTTTACTTTATGATAATAAGAAACTTATTTCTACAGTTGATGCGTTGTTATTCCCTTTCCATTTCAAAGAATTATTAAGATATGTAAGTGGAAAATATTATGAACAATATCCAAATAGTTATTTAGATTATTTAAAAGTAAGACAAGATGAACTTTTGAAACAAGGAATAAATATAGATTTAGGTGAGTAA
- the ccoG gene encoding cytochrome c oxidase accessory protein CcoG: MKENTEFLKKTPYRFKRYYGYIIATLVALSLPFIKIDGNHIFLLSFDKKQLHLLGTAFDMQELYLMPFLLMLLFLGIFAVTSLGGRAWCGWACPQTIFRVIYRDLIESKLLGLRRIKNKQKEPDWSKAENKAKKVVGIIIWSCLALLAASNFMWYFVPPEDFFAYLQNPTEHLFLIGFVLAIAGFLIYDVIFLKEDFCVYICPYSRVQSVLYDNDTYQAIYSTNRGGEIYNDSKEKIIFKAKDLPNPSNECTTCESCVTVCPTHIDIRKGLQLECINCLECVDACTTVMGKLGKPSLVQWSSTNAIKNNTPTKIVRKSTVMYFVALATVIGLLFVMSGEKEYMLLNVNKTTELYKVKENNVVSNNFLLLFQNTESKPLTYNLEVVGNPDITISRFEPFTLSPGKLAKKVVILQTNKVLVSDNTKDTPIEITLKAYAKEDPEKVVVFRKAVFIYPRLDKLK; encoded by the coding sequence ATGAAAGAGAATACAGAGTTTTTAAAAAAAACTCCATACAGATTTAAAAGATATTATGGATACATTATAGCAACCCTTGTTGCTTTATCTTTACCATTTATTAAAATTGATGGGAATCATATCTTTTTATTATCTTTTGACAAGAAACAGTTACATTTATTAGGTACAGCTTTTGATATGCAAGAGTTGTATTTAATGCCATTTTTATTAATGCTTTTATTCTTAGGAATTTTTGCAGTTACTTCTCTAGGAGGAAGAGCTTGGTGTGGTTGGGCATGTCCACAAACTATATTTAGGGTAATTTATAGAGATTTGATTGAATCAAAACTTTTAGGATTAAGAAGAATAAAAAATAAACAAAAAGAACCTGATTGGTCAAAAGCTGAAAATAAAGCAAAAAAAGTTGTTGGTATTATAATTTGGTCATGTCTAGCACTTTTAGCTGCATCAAATTTCATGTGGTATTTTGTTCCGCCTGAAGACTTTTTTGCATATTTACAAAATCCAACTGAACATCTATTTTTAATCGGTTTTGTTTTAGCAATTGCTGGATTTTTAATTTATGATGTTATTTTTCTAAAAGAAGATTTCTGCGTATATATCTGTCCTTACTCAAGAGTTCAATCTGTTTTATATGATAATGATACATATCAAGCCATCTATTCTACAAATAGAGGTGGAGAAATCTATAATGATAGTAAAGAGAAAATAATTTTTAAAGCAAAAGATTTACCAAATCCATCAAATGAATGTACAACATGTGAATCATGTGTAACTGTTTGTCCTACACATATAGATATTAGAAAAGGTTTACAATTAGAGTGTATTAACTGCTTAGAATGTGTTGATGCATGTACAACGGTTATGGGAAAACTTGGAAAACCGTCATTAGTTCAATGGTCAAGTACAAATGCTATTAAAAATAATACTCCAACAAAAATAGTTAGAAAATCAACGGTTATGTATTTTGTTGCATTAGCTACTGTAATAGGTCTTTTATTTGTGATGAGTGGCGAAAAAGAGTATATGCTTTTAAATGTAAATAAAACAACAGAATTATATAAAGTAAAAGAAAACAATGTAGTTTCAAATAACTTTTTATTATTGTTCCAAAATACAGAATCTAAACCTCTAACTTATAATCTTGAAGTAGTTGGAAATCCAGATATTACTATCTCAAGATTTGAACCATTTACTTTAAGTCCAGGAAAACTTGCAAAAAAAGTAGTAATTCTTCAAACAAATAAAGTTTTGGTAAGTGATAATACAAAAGATACACCTATTGAAATTACTTTAAAAGCTTATGCAAAAGAAGACCCTGAAAAAGTTGTGGTATTCAGAAAAGCTGTATTTATCTATCCAAGATTAGATAAACTTAAATAA